One Deinococcus reticulitermitis genomic region harbors:
- a CDS encoding transglutaminase family protein: MRCEIRHTTEYIYPEPAWDSNNQVRLHPIQEVRQTVRSFHLSVTPEAEVTSHKDYFGALVHHVHVHERHTRLVIEAEAIVDTHAVTLPLPAPMRVLGAARSRNIEFLVPSPRVPAGDWPEIFGVRRPGPDDDLPTFLRETTTLLRRRFTYDPRATTVRTPLAEFARHGHGVCQDFTHAMLGILRQLGVPARYVSGYLYSGGEMLGAEATHAWVEALIPGYGWLGYDPTNDCVAAEKHIKIAHGREYSDVSPIHGTHYGGGAREGRKLDVAVHVYSDQ, encoded by the coding sequence ATGCGCTGCGAAATTCGCCACACCACCGAATACATCTACCCCGAACCAGCGTGGGACTCGAACAACCAGGTCCGGCTGCACCCGATTCAGGAGGTGCGGCAGACCGTCCGCTCGTTTCACCTGAGCGTCACACCTGAGGCCGAGGTCACGTCCCACAAGGACTATTTCGGGGCGCTGGTGCATCACGTCCATGTCCACGAGCGTCACACCCGCCTGGTGATCGAGGCGGAGGCGATCGTCGACACCCACGCCGTGACGCTGCCGCTGCCTGCGCCGATGCGGGTGCTGGGCGCGGCCCGCAGCCGCAACATCGAGTTTCTGGTCCCGAGTCCGCGGGTCCCGGCAGGCGACTGGCCCGAGATCTTCGGGGTGAGGCGCCCAGGTCCCGACGACGACCTGCCGACCTTTTTGCGTGAAACCACCACGCTGCTGCGTCGGCGCTTTACCTATGATCCCCGGGCGACCACCGTGCGCACGCCGCTCGCCGAGTTCGCGCGGCACGGGCACGGGGTGTGTCAGGACTTTACCCACGCGATGCTCGGCATCCTGCGCCAGCTTGGTGTGCCGGCGCGCTACGTGAGCGGTTACCTTTACAGCGGCGGCGAGATGCTGGGCGCCGAGGCCACCCACGCCTGGGTCGAGGCGCTGATTCCCGGTTACGGCTGGCTCGGCTACGACCCCACCAACGACTGCGTCGCGGCGGAAAAGCACATCAAGATCGCCCACGGGCGCGAGTACTCCGACGTGTCGCCCATCCACGGCACCCACTACGGCGGCGGCGCCCGCGAAGGGCGCAAGCTCGACGTGGCGGTGCACGTCTATAGTGATCAGTAG
- a CDS encoding mechanosensitive ion channel family protein, protein MFDALTFQLAKPQVWLGLAVSIFVGYALYRLGLTLLRSVRHLLPAKVRTGLGALWFVTVTVGWVAIATHIIYLPQVPFFFELGSDLMRGFRNSAGQVIVVVALSLIGWGLIGAATQRIVVEDDFNRRTVRVQTLKGVVDSTLKVALVVVSAIAILQTLGVNATSLLAGVSILGVAVGFGAQSLVRDVFTGFFILLEDQYGVGDVITVGSGPLTGNVEKLNLRTTVLRALDGTVHIIPNGQIQTVSVSSKDWSRVVATVDVTYNADLNEALRVLEAVSKELHADPEWQSHFLAEPDIQGVTQLAPDGVTLRALFKVQPKSQYALGREFNRRIKIAMDQARIEIPGPQRNVSFGSGPLEIRVAQPQGPGAGDLKTPAATQDRTRSPVPPSFTRDEDDEDER, encoded by the coding sequence GTGTTTGACGCGCTCACTTTTCAACTCGCCAAGCCGCAGGTGTGGCTCGGCCTCGCAGTCTCCATCTTTGTCGGTTACGCCCTCTACCGGCTCGGGCTCACGCTGCTGCGCTCGGTGAGACACCTGCTGCCGGCGAAGGTCCGGACGGGGCTCGGGGCGCTGTGGTTCGTGACCGTCACGGTCGGGTGGGTCGCCATTGCCACCCACATCATCTATCTGCCCCAGGTGCCGTTTTTCTTTGAGCTGGGCAGCGACCTGATGCGCGGCTTTCGCAACAGCGCCGGGCAGGTGATCGTGGTGGTGGCCCTCAGCCTGATCGGCTGGGGCCTGATCGGGGCGGCCACACAGCGAATCGTGGTGGAAGACGACTTCAACCGCCGCACGGTGCGGGTGCAGACCCTCAAGGGCGTGGTGGACTCGACCCTCAAGGTCGCGCTGGTGGTCGTGAGCGCGATCGCGATCTTGCAGACGCTCGGGGTCAACGCGACCTCACTGCTGGCCGGGGTCTCGATTCTCGGGGTGGCGGTGGGCTTCGGTGCCCAGAGTCTGGTGCGTGACGTGTTCACCGGCTTTTTCATCCTGCTTGAGGACCAGTACGGCGTCGGCGACGTGATCACGGTGGGCAGCGGGCCGCTGACCGGCAACGTGGAGAAGCTGAACCTGCGCACGACCGTGCTGCGTGCCCTCGACGGCACCGTCCACATCATCCCCAACGGACAGATTCAGACGGTGAGCGTGAGCAGCAAGGACTGGTCACGGGTGGTCGCCACCGTGGACGTGACCTACAACGCCGATCTGAACGAGGCGCTGCGGGTGCTGGAGGCCGTGAGCAAAGAGCTGCACGCCGATCCCGAATGGCAGAGCCACTTTCTCGCCGAGCCCGACATTCAGGGCGTCACCCAGCTTGCGCCGGACGGCGTGACCCTGCGCGCCCTGTTCAAGGTGCAGCCCAAGAGCCAGTACGCTCTGGGACGCGAGTTCAACCGCCGCATCAAGATCGCGATGGACCAAGCGCGCATCGAGATTCCTGGCCCGCAGCGCAACGTGAGTTTCGGCAGCGGGCCGCTGGAGATTCGGGTGGCGCAGCCACAGGGTCCGGGTGCAGGCGACCTGAAGACCCCGGCCGCCACCCAGGACCGCACCCGCTCGCCCGTGCCGCCGAGCTTCACGCGTGACGAGGACGATGAGGATGAACGCTGA
- a CDS encoding NYN domain-containing protein, whose amino-acid sequence MERIALFIDGANVYAAAKRLGWNFDHRKILEHFTARGTLHNAFYYTAVPMPVDDKQKRFIDALTYMGYTVRTRPLRESTDEHGDTSRRASLDIEIVTDLLTTEARYDVAVLLSGDGDFERPVEVLRARGKRVIVASIPEMTSYELRNAADEYVDLGSIREQVERPGYRLPSEGSSRGEGRFQDREPRAFYAAPGLSDDER is encoded by the coding sequence ATGGAACGAATTGCACTCTTTATTGACGGCGCCAACGTATACGCCGCGGCCAAGCGACTCGGCTGGAACTTCGATCACCGCAAGATTCTGGAACACTTCACCGCGCGGGGCACGCTACACAACGCTTTTTACTATACGGCGGTGCCGATGCCGGTGGACGACAAGCAAAAGCGTTTCATTGACGCCCTGACCTATATGGGCTACACGGTCCGCACCCGTCCGCTGCGCGAGAGTACCGATGAGCACGGCGACACCTCGCGCCGCGCGAGCCTCGATATCGAGATCGTGACCGACCTGCTCACCACCGAGGCGCGCTACGACGTGGCGGTGCTGCTCAGCGGCGACGGCGACTTCGAGCGCCCGGTCGAGGTGCTGCGCGCGCGCGGCAAACGGGTGATCGTGGCGAGCATCCCGGAGATGACGAGCTACGAACTGCGCAACGCCGCCGACGAATACGTGGACCTCGGCAGCATCCGCGAACAGGTCGAGCGTCCCGGGTACCGCCTGCCGAGCGAGGGGAGCAGCCGGGGTGAGGGCCGCTTTCAGGACCGAGAGCCGCGCGCCTTCTACGCCGCACCTGGACTGAGCGACGATGAGCGCTGA
- a CDS encoding YIP1 family protein, which produces MTRSPSPQTQVSDMFAQSTAVLAQPAPRTFERFERRGNVGSALTYVALAALVSAVVAAFGSFFHSDVTFFGQFFSRLIGIPLQFLIFTGAVYLIGRHLFKGTGQYSEVAYSFALFFVPLSIIGSLLGIIPLLGWFVVGPLVTLAMIFFGFLAVQSSMNLRDAVSAGVTLLLSALAYMAVGAVLLGGLLGL; this is translated from the coding sequence ATGACGCGTTCCCCCTCTCCTCAGACCCAGGTTTCGGACATGTTCGCCCAGAGCACGGCGGTTCTCGCGCAGCCGGCACCCAGGACCTTCGAGCGCTTCGAGCGCCGGGGCAACGTGGGAAGCGCCCTGACCTACGTCGCCCTCGCCGCACTCGTCTCGGCAGTGGTGGCGGCTTTCGGTTCCTTTTTTCACTCGGACGTGACGTTTTTTGGGCAGTTTTTTTCACGCCTAATCGGCATTCCTTTGCAATTCCTGATCTTTACGGGCGCGGTATACCTCATTGGTCGCCACCTCTTCAAAGGCACGGGCCAGTACTCGGAAGTCGCCTACTCGTTCGCGCTCTTTTTCGTGCCGCTGAGCATCATCGGCTCGCTGCTCGGAATCATCCCGCTGCTCGGCTGGTTCGTGGTGGGGCCGCTCGTCACGCTGGCGATGATCTTCTTCGGCTTTCTCGCCGTGCAGTCGAGCATGAACCTACGCGACGCGGTCAGTGCAGGAGTCACGCTGCTGCTCTCGGCGCTCGCCTACATGGCGGTGGGCGCCGTGCTGCTCGGCGGTCTGCTCGGACTGTAA
- the plsX gene encoding phosphate acyltransferase PlsX, with translation MSAERPKRPGLPIALDAAGGDHGAPPNVEGAVQAARAGVSVLLVGERVKLHAELGKHTGSGALPIEVIDAPDVIGMDEHATDVRSRAGASINVCTRLVKEGSAAAAVSLGHSGATMASALLTLGRIKGVDRPAILTHLPAQGGFTTLLDVGANADVRPQYLAQWARLATVYLRVVEDRDSPTVGLLSIGEEEHKGSQLVLEAHALLKALHGHGVNFYGNVEGRDIFAGTTDIVVTDGFTGNVVLKLAEGEAKVLFGWVRDALGQNLKSKLGGLLARDALRGLAERMDPSTYGASLLIGVRGLAFIGHGSADARAVKNALLRAERAHEARLIERLEAAFAASGPDRAEPASPTTPG, from the coding sequence ATGAGCGCTGAGCGCCCGAAACGCCCTGGGCTGCCGATCGCCCTCGACGCGGCGGGAGGCGACCACGGGGCGCCGCCCAACGTGGAAGGCGCGGTGCAGGCGGCCCGCGCCGGCGTCTCGGTCCTGCTCGTGGGCGAGCGGGTCAAGCTGCACGCTGAGCTCGGCAAGCATACCGGAAGCGGCGCGCTGCCCATCGAGGTGATCGACGCCCCCGACGTGATCGGCATGGATGAACACGCCACCGACGTCCGTAGCCGCGCGGGCGCAAGCATCAATGTCTGCACCCGGCTCGTCAAGGAAGGCAGCGCCGCCGCCGCCGTCAGCCTGGGACATTCCGGCGCGACGATGGCCTCGGCGCTGCTCACGCTCGGGCGCATCAAGGGGGTCGACCGCCCGGCGATTCTCACGCATCTGCCCGCGCAGGGCGGCTTCACGACCCTGCTCGACGTGGGGGCCAACGCCGACGTGCGGCCCCAGTACCTCGCACAGTGGGCGCGGCTCGCGACCGTGTACCTGCGCGTGGTCGAGGACCGCGACAGCCCCACTGTCGGCCTGCTCTCCATCGGTGAGGAGGAGCACAAGGGCAGCCAGCTCGTGCTCGAGGCCCACGCGCTTCTTAAGGCGCTGCACGGCCACGGCGTGAACTTCTACGGCAACGTCGAGGGCCGCGACATCTTCGCGGGCACGACCGACATCGTGGTCACCGACGGCTTTACCGGCAACGTGGTGCTCAAGCTCGCGGAGGGCGAGGCGAAGGTGCTGTTCGGCTGGGTCCGGGACGCCCTGGGCCAGAACCTGAAGAGCAAGCTCGGCGGCCTGCTCGCCCGCGACGCCCTGCGCGGCCTCGCCGAGCGGATGGACCCGAGCACCTACGGCGCGAGCCTCCTGATCGGCGTGCGGGGCCTGGCTTTTATCGGCCACGGCAGCGCCGACGCCCGCGCGGTCAAAAATGCCTTACTGCGCGCCGAGCGTGCCCACGAGGCCCGGCTGATCGAGCGCCTCGAAGCGGCGTTCGCGGCCTCGGGCCCCGACCGGGCAGAGCCGGCCTCCCCGACCACCCCGGGCTGA